A single genomic interval of Littorina saxatilis isolate snail1 linkage group LG17, US_GU_Lsax_2.0, whole genome shotgun sequence harbors:
- the LOC138953286 gene encoding cytadherence high molecular weight protein 1-like → MSFAAGIRQNADTDFAEIFAEYLDVILADLPNFVLGGGNGYKLNENNHFDPLHTIEVEQGIAPIIEVEQGIAPTIEDQQGIAPTIEVQQGIAPTIEIQQGIAPTIEVEQGIAPTIEVQQEIAPTIEVEQGISPTNEVEQGIAPTIEVEQGIAPTIEVEQGITPTIEVEQGIAPTKEVEQGIAPTMEVEQKIAPTTEVEQGIVPTMEVEQKIAPTTEVEQGIAPTIEVEQGIAPTIEVEQGIAPTNEVEQGIAPTIEVEQGIDPTTEVEQGIAPTIEVEQGIAPTIEVEQGIASTTEIEQGIAPTIEVEHGIAPTTEIELGIAPTTEVEQGIAPTMEVEQKIAPTTEVEQAIAPTIEVEQGIAPTIEVQQGISPTNEVEQGIAPTIEVEQGIAPTIEVEQGIAPTI, encoded by the coding sequence TGGCTACAAACTGAATGAGAACAATCACTTCGATCCCTTACACACAATTGAAGTCGAACAGGGAATCGCCCCCATAATTGAAGTCGAACAGGGAATCGCCCCCACAATTGAAGACCAACAGGGAATCGCCCCCACAATTGAAGTCCAACAGGGAATCGCCCCCACAATTGAAATCCAACAGGGAATCGCCCCCACAATTGAAGTCGAACAAGGAATCGCCCCAACAATTGAAGTCCAACAGGAAATCGCCCCCACAATTGAAGTCGAACAGGGAATCTCCCCCACAAATGAAGTCGAACAGGGAATCGCCCCCACAATTGAAGTCGAACAGGGAATCGCCCCCACAATTGAAGTCGAACAGGGAATCACCCCTACAATTGAAGTCGAACAAGGAATCGCCCCCACAAAAGAAGTCGAACAAGGAATCGCCCCTACAATGGAAGTCGAACAGAAAATCGCCCCCACAACAGAAGTCGAACAGGGAATCGTCCCCACAATGGAAGTCGAACAGAAAATTGCCCCCACAACAGAAGTCGAACAGGGAATCGCCCCCACAATTGAAGTCGAACAAGGAATCGCCCCCACAATTGAAGTCGAACAGGGAATCGCCCCCACAAATGAAGTCGAACAGGGAATCGCCCCTACAATTGAAGTCGAACAGGGAATCGACCCCACAACAGAAGTCGAACAGGGAATCGCCCCCACAATTGAAGTCGAACAAGGAATCGCCCCCACAATTGAAGTCGAACAGGGAATCGCCTCCACAACAGAAATCGAACAGGGAATCGCCCCCACAATTGAAGTCGAACATGGAATCGCCCCCACAACTGAAATCGAACTGGGAATCGCCCCCACAACCGAAGTCGAACAGGGAATCGCCCCCACAATGGAAGTCGAGCAGAAAATCGCCCCCACAACAGAAGTCGAACAGGCAATCGCCCCCACAATTGAAGTCGAACAAGGAATCGCCCCAACAATTGAAGTCCAACAGGGAATCTCCCCCACAAATGAAGTCGAACAGGGAATCGCCCCCACAATTGAAGTCGAACAAGGAATCGCCCCCACAATTGAAGTCGAACAGGGAATCGCCCCTACAATTTAA